In the Parasteatoda tepidariorum isolate YZ-2023 chromosome 3, CAS_Ptep_4.0, whole genome shotgun sequence genome, one interval contains:
- the LOC107444072 gene encoding xaa-Arg dipeptidase isoform X1 produces the protein MAGMDLKIVCEKIDSQREILHNISETIWMNPELQYEEVQAHDFLTDTLRKYGFNVTKHYLLPTAFRAEHVSTQDKGPVVAVLLEYDALPVIGHGCGHNLISEAGVAASIGIKAVMEADPTIVGKLVVLGTPAEEGGGGKVQLIKKGAFKDIDVAMMVHPRKFTIFAPPTLSKINCVIDFKGKESHASAFPWEGLNALDAAVCFYQSIGLLRQQIKPSYRLHAIITKGGTAPNIIPAEAQLKMYIRAPTRNEVYELKAKVEKCMQGAATSTGCTYSAQFDEENCYENLITNPVLGKLFGKFSEQLGLPECDTMKEIPAGSTDMGNVSHVVPSIHPVYDIETNAANHTIEFADASYSTKAQAPTLIAAKSMAMTALTLFRHPEVLAQVQAEFLAQRTLK, from the exons ATGGCTGGCatggatttaaaaatagtgtGTGAGAAAATTGATTCACAAAGAGAAATTTTGCACAATATCAGTGAGACAATATGGATGAATCCTGAACTTCAATATGAAGAGGTTCAAGCTCATGATTTTTTGACTGACACTTTACGGAAATATGGTTTCAATGTTACAAAACATTATTTGTTACCAACAGCTTTTCGAGCAGAACATGTATCGACACAag ATAAAGGGCCTGTGGTTGCTGTTTTGTTGGAATACGATGCTTTGCCAGTTATTGGACACGGCTGTGGTCATAACTTAATATCTGAAGCTGGTGTTGCTGCAAGTATAGGTATTAAAGCAGTTATGGAGGCTGATCCTACTATAGTTGGCAAA ttgGTAGTTCTTGGAACACCGGCCGAAGAGGGAGGTGGAGGAAAAGTCCAGTTGATCAAGAAGGGAGCTTTCAAAGATATTGATGTAGCAATGATGGTGCATCCTCGGAAATTCACGATATTCGCGCCACCAACTCTTAGCAAGATAAAT tgtgttatagattttaaaggaaaagaaagtcATGCTTCAGCATTTCCTTGGGAAGGCTTAAATGCATTGGATGCAGCAGTTTGCTTCTATCAAAGCATCGGATTACTAAGACAGCAAATAAAACCATCTTATAGACTCCatg caaTCATTACAAAAGGAGGAACTGCACCCAATATAATACCAGCTGAAGCtcaattaaaaatgtacatCAGAGCTCCAACAAGGAACGAAGTTTACGAACTAAAAGCAAAAGTGGAAAAGTGCATGCAGGGGGCAGCTACATCTACTGGTTGCACTTACTCTGCACaatttgatgaagaaaattgCTACGAAAATCTTATAACAAATCCTGTACTGGGAAAACTATTCGGAAAATTTTCAGAACAAttag GTTTACCGGAATGTGATACCATGAAAGAGATACCTGCTGGATCAACAGATATGGGTAATGTTTCACATGTTGTTCCATCGATACATCCCGTGTATGACATAGAAACAAATGCCGCCAACCATACAATAGAGTTCGCCGATGCTTCCTATTCCACCAAAGCTCAAGCACCAACACTTATTGCAGCAAAATCAATGGCCATGACAGCATTAACTTTATTTCGACATCCCGAAGTTTTAGCTCAAGTGCAAGCGGAGTTTCTTGCTCAACGTACTCTGAAATAG
- the LOC107444072 gene encoding xaa-Arg dipeptidase isoform X2 — MVSMLQNIICYQQLFEQNMYRHKLHILDKGPVVAVLLEYDALPVIGHGCGHNLISEAGVAASIGIKAVMEADPTIVGKLVVLGTPAEEGGGGKVQLIKKGAFKDIDVAMMVHPRKFTIFAPPTLSKINCVIDFKGKESHASAFPWEGLNALDAAVCFYQSIGLLRQQIKPSYRLHAIITKGGTAPNIIPAEAQLKMYIRAPTRNEVYELKAKVEKCMQGAATSTGCTYSAQFDEENCYENLITNPVLGKLFGKFSEQLGLPECDTMKEIPAGSTDMGNVSHVVPSIHPVYDIETNAANHTIEFADASYSTKAQAPTLIAAKSMAMTALTLFRHPEVLAQVQAEFLAQRTLK; from the exons ATGGTTTCAATGTTACAAAACATTATTTGTTACCAACAGCTTTTCGAGCAGAACATGTATCGACACAag ctCCACATTTTAGATAAAGGGCCTGTGGTTGCTGTTTTGTTGGAATACGATGCTTTGCCAGTTATTGGACACGGCTGTGGTCATAACTTAATATCTGAAGCTGGTGTTGCTGCAAGTATAGGTATTAAAGCAGTTATGGAGGCTGATCCTACTATAGTTGGCAAA ttgGTAGTTCTTGGAACACCGGCCGAAGAGGGAGGTGGAGGAAAAGTCCAGTTGATCAAGAAGGGAGCTTTCAAAGATATTGATGTAGCAATGATGGTGCATCCTCGGAAATTCACGATATTCGCGCCACCAACTCTTAGCAAGATAAAT tgtgttatagattttaaaggaaaagaaagtcATGCTTCAGCATTTCCTTGGGAAGGCTTAAATGCATTGGATGCAGCAGTTTGCTTCTATCAAAGCATCGGATTACTAAGACAGCAAATAAAACCATCTTATAGACTCCatg caaTCATTACAAAAGGAGGAACTGCACCCAATATAATACCAGCTGAAGCtcaattaaaaatgtacatCAGAGCTCCAACAAGGAACGAAGTTTACGAACTAAAAGCAAAAGTGGAAAAGTGCATGCAGGGGGCAGCTACATCTACTGGTTGCACTTACTCTGCACaatttgatgaagaaaattgCTACGAAAATCTTATAACAAATCCTGTACTGGGAAAACTATTCGGAAAATTTTCAGAACAAttag GTTTACCGGAATGTGATACCATGAAAGAGATACCTGCTGGATCAACAGATATGGGTAATGTTTCACATGTTGTTCCATCGATACATCCCGTGTATGACATAGAAACAAATGCCGCCAACCATACAATAGAGTTCGCCGATGCTTCCTATTCCACCAAAGCTCAAGCACCAACACTTATTGCAGCAAAATCAATGGCCATGACAGCATTAACTTTATTTCGACATCCCGAAGTTTTAGCTCAAGTGCAAGCGGAGTTTCTTGCTCAACGTACTCTGAAATAG